A genomic region of Vanessa tameamea isolate UH-Manoa-2023 chromosome 11, ilVanTame1 primary haplotype, whole genome shotgun sequence contains the following coding sequences:
- the LOC113402575 gene encoding uncharacterized protein LOC113402575, with translation MAVQTDSPDKFRNQVLGTGLAFRYPAGYSSSRAPLPLPRARCTLGFILRAVTPIHLVAHPTRRVRHQFWGCQLRSTVMDYTKIPYFAMFRQAGTVIVRVKMEVPESFCKPEACPRSDYPQPVHRPSGCEQCSRTRSNSRNSDCDSDLVDRCRPYRASSARSRYVNVCAAVCLVLLVGGLSPQSTAAPHKRTMDRQRRSAQENSLWGNPCDYDSNSKSAKYTAKLAKDVASQARNAYESTAKYKDKFALKLHSYPSFDELLTVWSSDDWLRNFTWFPEEGLPKEKVLYQAMPAEYMDKLMKKIDQVLPSMFKGLKMVVAGLYSISKEGLNDDIFSDASMKHNITESMHNVRAVLCLFDEIMRSRNLEIMPLPDSEIPDMKNVDKLSYALLVYRDTLNYLEYLAQVFQTMYDMDPDKAD, from the exons ATGGCCGTGCAGACTGACTCTCCAGACAAGTTCCGTAACCAGGTTCTTGGCACGGGACTTGCTTTTAGG TACCCTGCCGGCTATTCGTCGTCCCGCGCCCCACTGCCGTTACCACGTGCTCGGTGTACACTAGGCTTTATCTTACGCGCCGTCACACCAATTCATTTAGTCGCTCACCCGACACGACGCGTGCGACATCAGTTTTGGGGATGTCAATTGCGATCGACGGTTATGGATTACACTAAGATCCCATATTTCGCGATGTTTAGACAGGCCGGTACTGTGATAGTCAGAGTCAAAATGGAGGTGCCGGAATCCTTCTGCAAGCCCGAGGCATGTCCCAGATCGGACTACCCTCAACCAGTGCACAGGCCATCAGGCTGTGAACAATGTTCTAGGACTAGATCAAATAGCCGAAATAGTGACTGTGATAGTGATTTAGTGGACAGATGTCGACCTTACAGAGCGAGTTCAGCGAGAAGCA GATACGTCAACGTCTGTGCAGCGGTGTGCTTGGTCTTACTTGTGGGCGGTCTCTCGCCGCAGTCAACAGCAGCACCGCACAAACGAACCATGGATAGACAGCGCCGCTCTGCGCAGGAGAACAGCCTTTGGGGAAATCCTTGCGACTATGACTCTAAT tcaaaATCAGCAAAATATACAGCAAAACTTGCAAAAGATGTCGCATCACAAGCAAGAAATGCTTACGAGTCAACGGCAAAGTACAAAGATAAATTC GCATTAAAGCTGCACAGTTACCCAAGTTTCGACGAGCTATTAACAGTTTGGAGCAGTGATGACTGGCTTCGAAATTTCACCTGGTTCCCTGAAGAAGGCCTGCCCAAAGAGAAAGTACTTTATCAGGCTATGCCTGCCGAATATATGGATAAATTGATG AAAAAAATCGACCAAGTGTTACCGTCGATGTTCAAAGGATTGAAAATGGTAGTTGCAGGGTTGTACTCTATATCCAAGGAGGGTCTTAATGATGATATCTTCTCAGATGCGAGCATGAAACATAACATAACTGAGAGCATGCACAACGTGCGAGCTGTTCTTTGTTTGTTCGAT gaAATAATGAGATCGCGTAACTTGGAGATTATGCCCTTACCGGATTCTGAAATCCCGGACATGAAGAATGTGGATAAACTCTCCTATGCGTTACTCGTTTACCGAGACACTCTTAACTATTTGGAGTACCTCGCCCAAGTTTTCCAGACGATGTACGACATGGACCCGGATAAAGCTGATTGA